The genomic window TCGTTTTATGAATATGTTACCTCGCTTGGAATGGAAGTTGCGTTTTAATTTTATCCTGCTTTGTTTGATTTTAATTTCACTTAGCTCTTGTTATTTGGGAGAGGAAAGGGAATCAAAACCAAAAAAACCAACCACTCCTCCATTAGAACAACTTGCCACATCTTTATCCGAGAAAGGATTTTATTTCCAACCTGAGAGACTCGTTGTCCTGACATTCCTCGACAATGAAGGGAAAAAAAGTCCGTATGGAGAAATCTTAGCAGAAAAACTCACTACGGAACTCGTGAAAAGAGACCGCTTCCAAATTTTAGATCGTTTGGCAAACCAAAAGGTATTAAAAGAAGCTGGTCTCAGTTTGGATTCTCCTACAGACACTGCCACCTTGCGTAAAATAGGTGAGGTTCTCAAATTAGATGTCATCATCACGGGAATTGTTACTCCTTACCAAGACGGAGTTTTTGTGAATACAAGGCTCATCGAAATCAAAACAGGACTCATCCTAAAAGCGGATGAAGTTTATGTCCGAATTGACGGTTGATGCCGTTTCATTTCCCTAAAAGAACCAATTTTACTGATTTTAGCTTCTGTAGTTTAATTTTCGATTGATTCCCTTTTTTCCTACGGTCTGATAGGTATAAGAGGTTCAGATGGCATTTGATATAGAAATGATCGCGGCTCGTTATTCCAAAATGGAAGCGGCCATCACACAAGCCAGGAAGATTGTGGGTCGACCCCTCACTCTCACAGAGAAGATTTTATACAACCACCTTTGGGATGGAAATCCTTCCAAAAGTTTTGGACGTGGTGCGGATTATGTTGACTTTGCACCAGACCGAGTGGCGATGCAAGATGCAACAGCACAGATGGCCCTTTTGCAGTTTATGCAAGCAGGCAGAAAAAAAGTGGCAGTGCCTTCTACAGTACACTGTGACCACTTAATTACAGCAAAAGAAGAATCGGGCAAAGACCTTGGCATTGCTGTTACAGAGAACAAAGAAGTTTATGATTTTTTATCTTCCGTTTCCAATAAATACGGAATTGGGTTTTGGAAACCAGGCGCTGGGATCATCCACCAAGTTGTTTTAGAAAACTATGCATTCCCTGGTGGGATGATGATTGGAACTGACTCCCATACAGTGAACGCTGGTGGACTTGGGATGGTGGCAATCGGTGTTGGTGGAGCTGACGCTTGTGATGTGATGGCTGGACTCCCTTGGGAGCTCAAATGGCCAAAAGCAATTGGTGTCAAACTCACAGGAAAACTGAATGGTTGGACTTCTGCAAAAGACGTCATTTTAAAAGTAGCTGGGATCCTCACAGTGAAAGGGGGAACAGGTGCGATCGTAGAATACTTTGGTCCAGGTGCGGAAGCTCTTTCTTGCACAGGAAAAGGTACAATTTGTAACATGGGTGCCGAAATTGGAGCGACCACTTCCACATTTGGATATGATGCTTCTATGGAACGTTATCTTCGTTCCACTAACAGAGCTGATGTGGCTGATCTTGCCAACAAATACAAAGCACACTTAACTGCTGACCCTGAAGTGTATGCAGACCCGTCAAAGTACTTTGACCAAGTGATCGAAATTGATCTCAATACACTTGAGCCATATGTGAATGGTCCTTTT from Leptospira paudalimensis includes these protein-coding regions:
- a CDS encoding FlgO family outer membrane protein; translated protein: MNMLPRLEWKLRFNFILLCLILISLSSCYLGEERESKPKKPTTPPLEQLATSLSEKGFYFQPERLVVLTFLDNEGKKSPYGEILAEKLTTELVKRDRFQILDRLANQKVLKEAGLSLDSPTDTATLRKIGEVLKLDVIITGIVTPYQDGVFVNTRLIEIKTGLILKADEVYVRIDG